In Flavobacterium piscisymbiosum, the sequence ATCAGAAACCATCTACGGAAGCCATTGTTTTCTTCGAAAAATGGAAAGATAATGCATCGCTTAAATCATTGATTAAGCAAATTTTAAAATAAAGAAAAATGACAGATCTCGAATATAATTATAAAGGAATTTCGACTTACAGTAAAACCAAAGGCATCAACAATCTCGTTCTGGCGCATCAAACCGAAATTGAGGAAGTCAATAACATTCCGTGTTTTTTCTGGGGAAGTCTGACAGATCCATATGTCACTGCAAAATGCTGGACTACGATTGCCAAAGTGGTTCGTTCCAGTTTTGGTCCCATTCCGCCAAGTTTGCGTGATCCTATTGTTTCGGCAGGATCTGAGCGATTGCGTTTTGAAGGTTTTTCGTCTTGCAACGGTGTTTATGTACGACTGGATATGAAACCTGAAGCGATCGACGGAGAATTTATCGCCAACGGAACTACGAATGTCGATTTTAATGATCCGATGCTAAATGCTTTAAATGCGATTCAGAAAAACGAAAAAGTAACGCTTGCCGTGGGTCAGCAGGATGTTCAGGTCATTACCAGCAAAGCAAAAGTAACGGAGAAAAAAGTGACTTTACCTATGCGCTGGATAAAAGGTTTAACGAGCGTTCAGTTGTATCTGGCGGATATGGATATTAAGTTTGAACTGAACAAAATTCAGACGATTCAGTTGTTTCAGAGTTTACCAAAAGGAACCGTAAAAGGTGATTTTTTTATTACCAAAAGAGCCGGAAAATTTATGTTTTCGACTTTGGCTACAGCCGATAGTGTCAGAATTGGCGGCGTGCAAAGATTGCGCTTGTTAGAAGGAATTCTGGCGATTGTAGACAAAATCT encodes:
- a CDS encoding SWIM zinc finger family protein → MTDLEYNYKGISTYSKTKGINNLVLAHQTEIEEVNNIPCFFWGSLTDPYVTAKCWTTIAKVVRSSFGPIPPSLRDPIVSAGSERLRFEGFSSCNGVYVRLDMKPEAIDGEFIANGTTNVDFNDPMLNALNAIQKNEKVTLAVGQQDVQVITSKAKVTEKKVTLPMRWIKGLTSVQLYLADMDIKFELNKIQTIQLFQSLPKGTVKGDFFITKRAGKFMFSTLATADSVRIGGVQRLRLLEGILAIVDKIFIYESTDKQTCAIVAEFGKMQLLMAFSPDSYRGFSGEGNVLETMTENLPIEWVYGLNSLLKSNETFDPTMLSIENDIDFGTMDNLTSNLSSMGLLGYDLSEKAHFYRRLPFKTERILSLNPRLKNAKKLLANEDIEIVERRADYIEAKVKGSGVVHKVIIDNNSQRCTCDWFTAYQGKRGICKHILGVKMMIS